The following are from one region of the Halodesulfurarchaeum sp. HSR-GB genome:
- a CDS encoding HIT domain-containing protein yields MDTIFSPWRIDWVERNPAEDEIEGCPFCVLPERDTDRDSRILARNDQAFVILNNYPYNPGHAMVVPYEHTGEYRALDDDTLLGHSRLLQQTLEALDRALSPSGFNTGYNLGDGAAGGSINDHVHAHVVPRWRGDTNFMPVIADTKMIVEAVDDTYERVHEAFGTLPDATVPGPGQAVEL; encoded by the coding sequence ATGGACACTATCTTCTCGCCCTGGCGGATCGACTGGGTCGAGCGGAACCCGGCCGAAGACGAGATCGAGGGCTGTCCCTTCTGTGTGTTGCCCGAGCGAGACACCGACCGGGACAGCCGCATCCTCGCCCGCAACGACCAGGCCTTCGTCATCCTGAACAACTACCCCTACAACCCCGGTCACGCGATGGTGGTTCCCTACGAGCACACCGGCGAGTACCGGGCTCTGGACGACGACACTCTGCTGGGACACAGTCGCCTCCTCCAGCAGACACTCGAAGCGCTGGATCGGGCCCTCTCACCCAGCGGGTTCAACACGGGATACAACCTCGGGGATGGGGCCGCTGGCGGGTCGATCAACGACCACGTCCACGCCCACGTCGTGCCCCGATGGCGTGGGGACACCAACTTCATGCCGGTCATCGCGGACACGAAGATGATCGTCGAGGCCGTCGATGACACCTACGAACGCGTCCACGAGGCTTTCGGGACGCTTCCGGACGCGACAGTCCCCGGACCCGGCCAGGCCGTCGAGCTCTGA